GACCGACCAGCCCGGCGCCGATCCCGACGAACCAGAGCGCGCCGTCCGTGCCCGCGGTGATCCCGACCGGGGCGGCGCCCTCGGTGGGCAGCGGGTGCACGGTGATCTCGCCGTCGACGGTGATCCGGGCGACGGCGTTCGCCTGGTTGAGCGTGCACCACAGCGCTCCGTCCGGGCCCGCCGTGATCATCGACGGGAAGGCGCCCGTGACCGGCAGCGGATACTCCGTCACCTCGCCGTCCACGGTGATCCGCCCGATTCGGTCGGCGTTCAGTTCGGTGAACCAGAGCGCGCCGTCGGGCCCCGCGGTGATCCCGTACGGCCCGGCGTCCGGTGTCGGCACGGCGAAGGACCGCTGCCGCCCGTCGGTGTCGATCCGCCCGATCCGGTGGTCGCGCATCCGGGTGAACCAGAGCGCGCCGTCCGGCCCGGCGGTGATCACCGACGGCCCGCACCCGGCCGCGCCGAGCGCGTAGCGCACCACCGTCCCGTCCGCCGCCAGCCGCCCGATCTCCCCCGCGTGCACCAGCGTGAACCAGACGCCGCCGTCCGCCGCCACCGCGACCCCGTACGGCCCGGCTTCCGCCTCCGCGACCTCGAACCGCTCCACCGTCCGTCGTTGCGTGAACAAACCCGACAAACCCCCTCAGCACTATCGCGACTTGCGTCGCATTAGGATCGTCGCACGCTGATGCACCGCCAGGCAACCGGGTTGTCACCGCTGGTTCGACCACGACGCGGCGGCCACGGCCGCCTACCGCTGACCCTCGACGTCCTCGAAGCGCACCGACCCGCCGCCGGCGAAGGCCAACACCCGCTCCGCCTCGGCCTCCGCCGCCCGCCGGTCGGCCCGCCGCAGCGGCTCGAACGGGCGGACCACCACCTGCTGCTCCCCCGTCAGCTGCCACGTCCCGGCGACCAGCCCGTCCACCAGCAGCGTGCCGAGCACGATCCCGTTCTGCGTCATCACCCGGCTCCGGTACTCCTCGGGCAGCACCCGGGTGCGGTCGGCGTGCGAGAGGAGAAGGTTGTCGAAGGGCGCGAGCAGCCGGACGGGCGCCGGCGTGTCCTGGTCCGGCCGGGGCGCCTCGGGCAGGTCGTACAGCAGCCGGCCCTGCTCATCGCGGAACGTGAGCAGCTGCGGCGCGAGCCGCTTGAGCACCGGCCCGAGCCGGCTGAGGCCGCACCACTTCTGCAGGTCGGCGGCGGTGGCCGGGCCGAAGGCGGCGAGGTAGCGCAGGGCGAGGTCGTCGAGGGACGGCGCCGGGTCGAGCGGTCGGCCGAGCCAGGCCTCGGCGGTGGTGTGGGCGGCGGCGCCGCTCCGGCCCCAGACGCCGCGCGGCGGCACCTGGACCAGCGGCAGCAGGCAGCGCGCGGCCTGGGCGAGCGCGGCCGGGTCGCGGTCCGGGCGGGTGGCGGCGAGCAGCGGGCCGAGCTCCTGGAAGGTGCGCGGCCGCTCCTCCACCAGCGCCCGGGCCTCGGCGGCGAGCGCGGTGAGGTCCAGCCCGGCCAGCCGCCTCCCGTAGGTGGTGCGCAGGCCCTGGTCGAGCACCGGCTGGAGGAGCGGGCGCAGCGTCAGGCAGTCCTCGGCGGTGACCAGGTGGATGGTGCCGCGCTGGAGCGCGATCCGGACGACCGTACGGTCCTCGATCAGCGCGGTCAGGTGCTCGTGCGCGAAGCCGTCGATCCGGGCGAGCAGGCCCAGGTAGGGCGGCTGCGGCGCGGCCTGGGCCTGGAGCCCGCCGAGATGGCGGACCATCGCGGCTGGTTCCGGCACCGCCGGACTGCCCAGCGCCGTCAGGTCTGAGCGGTCGAGCAGGTGCTGACGGGCCAGCAGGGCGCGCCCGAGGGCCCGGATGCCCAGCACGGTCACCGGCGGCCGTCCAGCACCGAGCGCAGCACGTCGATCCGGTTGGTGGTGATCGAGTCGACCCCGGCGTCGCGCAGCCGGCGCATGGTGCGGCGCAGGTCGGCGGTCCAGGTGGAGACGGCCAGTCCGGCGTCCCGGGCGGCGGCGGTGAGGTCGGGGGTGACCAGGCCGAACGGCGGGTTGAGGTAGCGCGGGCGCAGGTCGTCGAGCAGGGCGTGCACGGGCAGCCGGGGCTGCTTCCAGGTGAGCGCGATCTCGGCGTCGGGGGCGACGGCGCGGACGGCGAGCATGGCGGTGGCGGGGCCGCAGAAGGCGACCAGCCGTTCGGCGCCGAGGCCGGTGACGACGGACCAGGTGGCGGCGACCGGGCCGGGCTCGTCGAGGTCGATGAGCAGCCGGGGGCCGTCGGCCGCGGCGACGGTCTTGATCGCCTCGGCGAGGGTCGGCACGGCGAGCGCGCCCTGGCGCAGCTCGTCGAGCTGCTCGACGGTGACCCGGCCGATCGTCCGCGGGTCGCCCCAGAAGCGTTCCAGGGTGGGGTCGTGGAGGAGGACGGGCACGCGGTCGCGGGTGAGCTGGACGTCCACCTCGACGGCGTCGGCACCCCGGGCGAGCGCGGACTCGACCGAGGGCAGGGTGTTCTCGCGGTGGCGGTACGGGTCGCCGCGGTGGGCGACGGCGAGCACCCGGCGGCGGCCGGCGGGCGTCGTCGGATCGGCCCCGGGATCCACGGGGTGGGGTCGTGGAGGCCGGCGGGTCGGCTGGTGCGGGTGGGACATCCCGGGCGGGGCCTCTCGTTCGGAACCGGTGCGGGGCGGGATCAGCGGGGGCGGGATCAGCGGCGAGACCGTCGGGCGGCCTCAGCGGCGGGCTCGGCGGACGGCCTCAGCGGCGCTCGATCATCACGTTGGTCGACTTGATGACGGCCGTGGCGGGAGCGCCGGGCACCAGGTTCAGCTCCTCCGCCGACTCCCGGCTGATCAGCGACACCACCCGGAACGGCCCGGCCTGCACCTCCACCTGGGCGGCCACGTCGCCGAGCACCACGCCGGTGACGATCCCGGGGAAGCGGTTGCGGGCGGAGGACGGGCGGCCCTCGGCCTCGGCGTTCTCGGGCCGGGCCAGCTCGCGGGCGAAGGCGGCCAGCTCGGCCCCGGGGATGATCCGGTGGCCGTGCTCGTCCCGCTCGGCGGCGACCCGTCCGGCGTCCACCCAGCGCCGCATCGTGTCGGTGCTGACGCCGAGCAGCGCCGCGGCCTCGCCGATGCGGTACGGGTTGACCGGCACGTCGGGCTGGTCCATGTGCGACTCCTGACGCTGTTTCCGGCTGGTGGGCGGGCGCGCGGGGCGCACCGTCGCCGCCATCCTGCCGTACCGGGGGCCCGGGCCGCGAAGCGGCACAGGCCGCGGCCCGTTACGGCTCGCCGAACAGGTCCCGCCGGACGGCGTCCCCGGCGGTGAGCACGGCGCCCGCGAGCACCGCGCCGCCGCCCGCCGTCCCGGCCCGGACCTCGGTGCGCAGCGGAGAGAGCTCGGCGAGGCGGCGCTCGACCCGGCCGGCCAGTTCGGCGCCGCCGGCCCGGCCGATCTCTCCGCCGAGGACGACGCAGCCCGGGTCGAGGACGACGCAGACGCTCGCCGCGCCGATGGCGATCCGTTCGGCCAGCGCGCCCAGGAAGGGCCCACCGGGTGCGTCGTCGCCCAGCGCGTCGAGGGCGGTGCGGACGGCGCCCTCGGCGGCGCTCGCGTCCCCCGCCGGGTCGGCGGGCAGCCCGTGGGCACGGGCGAGCTCGCAGATCGCGGCGCTGCCGACCAGCCCGTGGAAGCCGCCCGCGCTGCTGGCAGCGCTGGGCAGTCCGGCGGTGCCGGGTACGGGCAGGAAGCAGATCTCGCCGGTGCCGCCGGAGAAGCCGCGGCGCAGCCGCCCGTCCAGGATGACGGCGGCGCCGACGCTGTGGCCGAGCCACATCAGTACGAAGGTGTCGCGGTCCCGGGCGGCGCCGATCCGGTGCTCGGCGCGGCCGGCCAGGTTGACCTCGTTCTCCAGGATCACCTCGGTGCCGGGCAACTCCCGCAGGGCGGTGAGCAGTTCGGCGTGCCAGGCGGGCAGGGCGCCGGTGCTGTGGAGGCGTCCGGTGGCCGGGTCGACCAGGCCGGGTGCGCCGACGGCCACGGTGTGCAGGCGCTCGACTCCGGCCCCGCGCGCGGTGTCGAGCAGGGTGCGGACGATCCGGTCGGCGGTGTCGGGGCCGCCGCCGCCCTCGACCGGGAGGTCGGCGGCGGCCAGGGTGCGGCCGGCCAGGTCGGCGACGACGAGGCTGACGCCGCCGGAGCGGACGTCGAAGGCGGCGAGGTGGGCACGGGAGGCGACCAGCGCGTAGAGCCGGGCGTTGGGGCCGCGGCGCTGTTCGCCGCGTTCGCCGACGACGGCGACCAGGCCGGTGCGCTGGAGGCGGTCCAGCAGGTCGGCGACGGTCGGCCGGGAGAGGCCGGTGAGGTCGCGGAGCTCGGTGGCGGTCAGGGGCCCCTGTTCGAGCAGCAGGTTGAGCGCCAGCCGGTCGTTGATCGCCCGGGCGGTGCTCGGCGTGGCCGTACGCGCGGTGGTCATGGACGCTCATCCTTCCAGAGTGTTTCTATCAGGGTCCCTTCCTGATAATTTATCGAACCATCCGCCGGTGCCGCGCCGCCGCGCGGACCGATCGGCGTGCCCGTGGACCACCCACGGAGCACCGTCACACGACCGGGAGGGGACGCCGAATGAGCCCGAGCACGACCGCACCACCGCAGGACCGACCGACCGCGCCACGCCGCGCCCGTACGGGCATCGCCCTGGTGTTCGCCGTGCACGGCGCCGCCGGCGGCAGCTTCGTCACCCGCATCCCGTGGATTCAGGACCGCCTCGACCTCTCGCCCGCCCAGCTCGGGGCGGCACTGGTGATGCCCGCGATCGGCTCCTCGCTCGCCATGCCGCTGGCCGGCCGGTTCGTCCACCGCCACGGCGGGCGGACGGCGGTGCGCGGGCTCCTCTCGATCTGGTGCCTGGCACTGGCCCTGCCCGCGCTCGCGCCGTCGCTGCCCGCCCTCTGCGTGGCGCTGCTCGTGTACGGCGCGACGGCCGGCATGGCCGACGTCGCGATGAACGCCCAGGGCGTGGAGATCGAGGAGCGGCTCGGCCGCTCGATCATGTCCGGGCTGCACGGCATGTGGAGCGCGGGCGGGCTGCTGGCCTCCGGCTTCGGCATCCTGGCCGCCCACCTCGACCTCGACGCCCGGCTCCAGCTCGCCCTCACCGCACTGGTGCTGCTCGCCCTGGCGCAGCCGGTCTGCCGGCGCCTGCCGGACCTGCGGGCACCCGAGGAGGAACAGGCTCCGCCACGGTTCGCACTGCCGCCGCGCAGCTCGCTGGCGATCGGGCTGGTCGGCTTCTGCGCGGTCTTCGCCGAGGGCGCCTCGATGGACTGGAGCGGTGTCTACCTGCGGGACGTCGCCGGTGCCTCGGCCACCGTGGCCGCCGCCTCGTACACCGCGTTCTCGCTCACCATGGCAGTCAGCCGACTCGCGGGGGACGCGGCGATCCGCCGGCTCGGCGCCGTCCGGGCGACCCGCCTCGGCGGCGCGGTCGCCACCACCGGCGGGCTGCTGGTGGTGGCCGCCGACGGCCCGGCCCTGGCGATCCCGGGCTTCGCGCTGATCGGCGTCGGCATCGCCGTCATCGTCCCGCTGGCGTTCGCGGCCGCCGGGCGGATCGGCACCAACCCCAGCCAGGCCATCGCGGGCGTCGCCACCGTCACCTACACCTCGGGCCTGATCGCCCCGGCGGTCATCGGCGCGCTCGCCCAGGCCACCTCGCTGACCGTCTCCTTCGGCCTGGTCACCGCGCTCGCCTTCGCGCTCGTGCCGAGCGCCGGGGCGCTGCGCCGGGCCGAACAGAATTCTCCCGCCGGGAATGTGACCACAATGTCACCGAAAAGCGCTTCCGAAAACGATTTCCCGGCGCTATGATCAAAGAATTCCAGGGAATTCCTCGCTAATATCGTCGCTCATACGTCGACCGCCGGGCGCACGCGCCCGGCGGTTTCGCGACCGCGAAGGGATTCCCCGTGTGCTATGACGCCGATGCCGCGCCACCCGCCTTCACCCCCGCACTCCGGCCGCTGGCCGAGGCCGCGCCGCTCACCCTGATCTCGGCGGACGGCACGGAATTCGGCGCCTTCCTGGCCAGCCCGGAATTCGCGACCGGGCCCGCCGTACTGCTCCTGCCGGACAACAAGGGCCTTTCCGGGTTCTACCGGCAGACCGCCGCCCGGCTCGCCGAACAGGGCCACCCGACGCTCGTCATC
The nucleotide sequence above comes from Streptomyces kaniharaensis. Encoded proteins:
- a CDS encoding Vgb family protein, which produces MFTQRRTVERFEVAEAEAGPYGVAVAADGGVWFTLVHAGEIGRLAADGTVVRYALGAAGCGPSVITAGPDGALWFTRMRDHRIGRIDTDGRQRSFAVPTPDAGPYGITAGPDGALWFTELNADRIGRITVDGEVTEYPLPVTGAFPSMITAGPDGALWCTLNQANAVARITVDGEITVHPLPTEGAAPVGITAGTDGALWFVGIGAGLVGRIAVDGKVTEFPLPDRAARPHAIAADAAGRLWFTEWGAGRIGVLTPDGRYDGHPLPGESAEPHGIAVGPDGTVYAALERGELVRLAG
- a CDS encoding winged helix DNA-binding domain-containing protein, encoding MTVLGIRALGRALLARQHLLDRSDLTALGSPAVPEPAAMVRHLGGLQAQAAPQPPYLGLLARIDGFAHEHLTALIEDRTVVRIALQRGTIHLVTAEDCLTLRPLLQPVLDQGLRTTYGRRLAGLDLTALAAEARALVEERPRTFQELGPLLAATRPDRDPAALAQAARCLLPLVQVPPRGVWGRSGAAAHTTAEAWLGRPLDPAPSLDDLALRYLAAFGPATAADLQKWCGLSRLGPVLKRLAPQLLTFRDEQGRLLYDLPEAPRPDQDTPAPVRLLAPFDNLLLSHADRTRVLPEEYRSRVMTQNGIVLGTLLVDGLVAGTWQLTGEQQVVVRPFEPLRRADRRAAEAEAERVLAFAGGGSVRFEDVEGQR
- a CDS encoding glycerophosphodiester phosphodiesterase; the protein is MDPGADPTTPAGRRRVLAVAHRGDPYRHRENTLPSVESALARGADAVEVDVQLTRDRVPVLLHDPTLERFWGDPRTIGRVTVEQLDELRQGALAVPTLAEAIKTVAAADGPRLLIDLDEPGPVAATWSVVTGLGAERLVAFCGPATAMLAVRAVAPDAEIALTWKQPRLPVHALLDDLRPRYLNPPFGLVTPDLTAAARDAGLAVSTWTADLRRTMRRLRDAGVDSITTNRIDVLRSVLDGRR
- a CDS encoding TOBE domain-containing protein, which codes for MDQPDVPVNPYRIGEAAALLGVSTDTMRRWVDAGRVAAERDEHGHRIIPGAELAAFARELARPENAEAEGRPSSARNRFPGIVTGVVLGDVAAQVEVQAGPFRVVSLISRESAEELNLVPGAPATAVIKSTNVMIERR
- a CDS encoding ROK family transcriptional regulator; translation: MTTARTATPSTARAINDRLALNLLLEQGPLTATELRDLTGLSRPTVADLLDRLQRTGLVAVVGERGEQRRGPNARLYALVASRAHLAAFDVRSGGVSLVVADLAGRTLAAADLPVEGGGGPDTADRIVRTLLDTARGAGVERLHTVAVGAPGLVDPATGRLHSTGALPAWHAELLTALRELPGTEVILENEVNLAGRAEHRIGAARDRDTFVLMWLGHSVGAAVILDGRLRRGFSGGTGEICFLPVPGTAGLPSAASSAGGFHGLVGSAAICELARAHGLPADPAGDASAAEGAVRTALDALGDDAPGGPFLGALAERIAIGAASVCVVLDPGCVVLGGEIGRAGGAELAGRVERRLAELSPLRTEVRAGTAGGGAVLAGAVLTAGDAVRRDLFGEP
- a CDS encoding MFS transporter — its product is MSPSTTAPPQDRPTAPRRARTGIALVFAVHGAAGGSFVTRIPWIQDRLDLSPAQLGAALVMPAIGSSLAMPLAGRFVHRHGGRTAVRGLLSIWCLALALPALAPSLPALCVALLVYGATAGMADVAMNAQGVEIEERLGRSIMSGLHGMWSAGGLLASGFGILAAHLDLDARLQLALTALVLLALAQPVCRRLPDLRAPEEEQAPPRFALPPRSSLAIGLVGFCAVFAEGASMDWSGVYLRDVAGASATVAAASYTAFSLTMAVSRLAGDAAIRRLGAVRATRLGGAVATTGGLLVVAADGPALAIPGFALIGVGIAVIVPLAFAAAGRIGTNPSQAIAGVATVTYTSGLIAPAVIGALAQATSLTVSFGLVTALAFALVPSAGALRRAEQNSPAGNVTTMSPKSASENDFPAL